A genome region from Festucalex cinctus isolate MCC-2025b chromosome 17, RoL_Fcin_1.0, whole genome shotgun sequence includes the following:
- the spsb3b gene encoding SPRY domain-containing SOCS box protein 3 isoform X3, which yields MRGTPISGAGSSGCTSSMLRRGRSGRARHLAWSEMRHEMDAVTEMSISTEGEEWESQTTQISDVESEVDHLATSQMGSEQAEAVAPSSLAPVLGESFCQCAWGDELNVGFGISAECHCGEDDDDFDWVWDERVKSSGVFLSCDDRKVSFHSDYSCGTAAIRGTRELAEGQHFWEVKMTSPVYGTDMMVGIGTAEVNLEKFKYNFGSLLGHDEDSWGLSYTGLLQHKGEKVNFSSRFGQGSIIGLHLDTWHGTLTIYKNRRCVGVAATRLQNKKLYPMLCSTAAKSSMKLGWVFSITRAEGDAVNLSACDSPRPLPEPCFESPCCLASPLTPPSSSDDESSEPEDYQSKRCRWT from the exons ATGCGAG GAACACCGATAAGTGGAGCCGGGTCTTCCGGTTGCACATCGTCCATGCTGAGAAGGGGAAGAAGCGGCCGGGCTCGACATTTGGCCTGGAGCGAAATGCGCCACGAGATGGATGCCGTCACCGAGATGTCGATATCAACCGAAGGGGAAGAATGGGAAAGCCAAACAACACAG ATCAGTGACGTGGAGTCTGAGGTGGATCACCTGGCGACCTCCCAGATGGGCTCTGAGCAGGCGGAAGCGGTGGCCCCGTCCAGCCTGGCGCCCGTGCTTGGGGAGTCTTTCTGCCAGTGTGCCTGGGGGGACGAGTTGAACGTGGGCTTCGGGATCAGCGCTGAGTGCCACTGTGGAGAGGACGACGACG ACTTTGACTGGGTATGGGACGAGCGCGTGAAGTCCTCCGGCGTCTTCCTCAGCTGCGACGACCGCAAGGTGAGCTTCCACTCGGACTACAGCTGCGGCACGGCCGCCATCCGCGGAACCAGAGAGCTCGCCGAGGGACAACACTTCTGGGAAGTCAAGATGACCTCGCCTGTGTACGGAACCGACATG aTGGTTGGAATTGGAACTGCGGAGGTGAACCTTGAGAAATTCAAGTATAACTTTGGAAGCCTGTTAGGTCACGACGAGGACAGCTGGGGGCTCTCCTACACAG GTCTCCTCCAGCATAAAGGTGAGAAAGTGAACTTCTCCTCCCGCTTTGGTCAAGGCTCCATCATCGGACTGCACTTGGACACTTGGCATGGCACCTTAACCATCTACAAGAATCGACGATGTGTAG GTGTGGCTGCCACCAGGCTGCAAAACAAGAAGCTGTACCCCATGTTGTGCTCCACTGCGGCCAAAAGCAGCATGAAG CTCGGCTGGGTGTTCTCCATCACGCGAGCCGAGGGTGACGCCGTCAACCTCAGTGCCTGCGACTCGCCTCGTCCGCTGCCCGAACCTTGTTTTGAGTCACCGTGTTGTCTCGCCTCCCCCCTGACGCCTCCCAGCAGCAGCGACGACGAAAGTTCTGAGCCGGAAGATTATCAGAGTAAAAGATGCCGCTGGACATGA
- the mfsd1l gene encoding lysosomal dipeptide transporter MFSD1: protein MAQPAEKGYYRFVVLFFNCLLTFGSYFCFDMPSVLQNQFQGNMTCPNATLINGTVDCVDGLGMTPQEYNLLYAIYAWTNAIVVILAGFLIDKLGNRFGVFLFSFLCVLGSSLFALGSHFKGTPYLLPLMLTGRLLFGSGNGSLTIVQNRITAFWFKGKELALAFGLTLAFSRLGSVLNFFLTQRFEEKFGMQWTLWGGALLCVLGFTSAIVVSSLDKVGMRQLGLDGVIQEESRKVRIQDVKLLSLRYWLLVLTIMFFYNGIFPFIADASKFIQDKYDDYTQKEAAYVAGAVYDSSLILSASVGILIDYVGLRGIFAVSCAVFTLPVFGLLAFTFVAPLVSTIWLGVTYSFAAASMWPSIPLVVPQATIGTAMGLATSVQMIGIGISNLVVGQILGTKSSDTKIPLWRWQRMMIFMLANTIACIVTSVMLNIVDHRQGGTLNKLTKRSAQAERESDTEPLSRGEEVGEEEERDDQPPSHSINS, encoded by the exons ATGGCACAACCAGCAGAAAAAG gTTACTATCGCTTTGTGGTGCTGTTCTTCAACTGCCTGTTGACGTTCGGCTCCTACTTTTGCTTTGACATGCCCAGCGTTTTGCAAAACCAGTTTCAAGGG AACATGACATGCCCCAATGCGACATTAATCAATGGGACAGTGGACTGTGTGGATGGCTTGGGGATGACCCCTCAGGAGTACAATCTTCTTTACGCTATCTATGCATGGAC GAATGCAATCGTGGTGATCCTAGCTGGTTTCCTGATTGACAAATTGGGAAACAGAT TCGGAGTGTTCCTCTTTTCCTTCTTATGTGTTTTGGGCTCCTCGCTGTTTGCCCTGGGCTCCCACTTCAAAGGAACTCCCTACCTGCTGCCTCTCATGCTCACGGGACGACTCCTCTTCGGATCTGGGAACGGATCTCTGACCA TTGTTCAGAACCGCATCACTGCCTTCTGGTTCAAGGGGAAGGAACTGGCCTTAGCCTTCGGGCTGACCTTGGCATTCTCGCGCCTGGGCTCAGTCCTCAACTTTTTCCTCACGCAGCGCTTTGAAGAAAAGTTTGGCATGCAGTGGACCCTCTGGGGTG GTGCACTCTTATGCGTGCTGGGCTTTACGTCTGCCATCGTAGTGAGCTCCCTGGACAAGGTGGGAATGAGGCAGCTCGGTCTTGATGGGGTCATCCAAGAGGAGTCTCGTAAAGTG AGAATTCAGGATGTGAAGCTGCTGTCTCTGAGATACTGGCTGCTGGTTCTCACCATCATGTTCTTTTACAACGGAATCTTCCCCTTCATTGCTGATGCCAG TAAGTTCATTCAGGATAAATACGACGACTACACTCAGAAGGAGGCAGCTTACGTCGCCGGCGCCGTTTACGACAGCTCGCTCATCCTCTCCGCCAGCGTTGGCATTCTTATC GATTATGTGGGTCTGAGGGGGATTTTCGCCGTGTCCTGTGCCGTATTCACGTTGCCCGTGTTCGGACTGCTGGCCTTCACCTTCGTGGCTCCTTTGGTCTCCACCATCTGGCTGGGAGTCACATACTCCTTTGCTGCG GCAAGTATGTGGCCATCTATTCCGCTGGTGGTGCCGCAAGCGACCATCGGGACAGCCATGGGCCTCGCCACGTCCGTCCAGATGATCGGCATCGGTATCTCCAATCTGGTTGTCGGGCAGATTTTAGGCACCAAGTCCAG TGACACGAAGATTCCGCTGTGGCGGTGGCAGAGGATGATGATCTTCATGTTGGCCAACACCATCGCTTGCATCGTCACTTCGGTGATGCTCAACATCGTCGATCACAGACAG ggTGGGACCCTGAACAAGTTGACCAAAAGATCGGCACAGGCCGAGAGGGAGTCCGACACGGAACCGCTTTCCCGTGGAGAGGAAGtgggcgaggaggaggagagggatGACCAGCCGCCATCTCACTCTATCAACTCATGA
- the eme2 gene encoding essential meiotic structure-specific endonuclease subunit 2 isoform X2: MTTLNKPTIWEISDSDTEVDEESRSDLEFNDSAKDSRVTNVLVRPPSDERDRPSPAKKRRSKEEIEADKEKARQRREAREKHRAAKEREKQEKRKQQQKRKEAAQHLNSLKPENYLKCLTVCIDPALLQQQGCDVLLGTLSSFDWRYSIQQQPFTNSITWTRDVPQAEDGEGTVAEDQLVQLLSPSEFLDVAMSVKKMIDNEGEESVCPIMKGLNQDAGKVATLLVTLSQTEYRRHALGETFQSKYGGDIEEILVYLQLDKNISVFFVDGWQEVTDHVCAVTKSLSKRPLKQLTEQSELPFCVDGSWASGVRVEKDGCGLKQVWSKQIQQLNRVSQATASCVTATYPSPQLLLQAYKAASSEEERKKLLADLAVKGEGKDRRVGPEISTRVYRCLTAHNPELVLD; the protein is encoded by the exons ATGACCACGTTGAATAAGCCTACGATATGGGAAATATCCGATTCAGATACTGAGGTCGACGAAGAATCAAGAAGCGATTTAGAATTTAACGATAGTGCTAAAGACTCCAGAGTCACAAACGTTTTAGTTAGACCGCCATCGGATGAACGCGATCGGCCGAGTCCAGCAAAAAAACGCCGTTCCAAGGAGGAGATCGAGGCGGATAAGGAAAAAGCGAGGCAACGGAGGGAGGCTCGAGAGAAGCACAGAGCTGCGAAGGAGCGAGAGAAACAGGAGAAGCGAAAGCAGCAGCAGAAAAGGAAAGAAGCTGCACAACATCTCAACAGTCTCAAGCCGGAGAACTATCTCAAATGTTTGACTGTCTGCATAGATCCAG CTCTCCTGCAACAACAAGGCTGTGATGTGCTGTTGGGCACTCTGTCTTCTTTTGACTGGAGATACTCTATCCAACAGCAGCCATTTACCAACAGCATCACATGGACCAGGGATGTACCTCAG GCTGAGGATGGCGAGGGAACGGTTGCAGAGGACCAGCTGGTGCAGTTGCTAAGTCCATCCGAATTCTTAGATGTGGCCATGTCTGTGAAAAAA ATGATTGACAATGAAGGGGAGGAATCAGTTTGTCCCATCATGAAGGGGCTCAATCAGGATGCAGGGAAGGTGGCCACTCTCTTGGTTACTCTGTCCCAGACAGAATACAG GAGACATGCTTTAGGTGAAACATTCCAATCCAAATATGGCGGGGACATTGAGGAG ATCCTTGTATATCTACAGCTGGATAAGAACATCTCAGTGTTCTTTGTGGATGGCTGGCAGGAAGTCACAGACCACGTGTGTGCCGTCACCAAGTCGTTGTCCAAACGCCCTTTAAA gcAGCTGACGGAGCAGTCGGAGCTGCCCTTCTGTGTGGACGGCTCGTGGGCCAGCGGGGTACGGGTGGAGAAGGACGGCTGCGGGCTGAAGCAGGTGTGGAGCAAGCAGATCCAGCAGCTCAACAGAGTCAGTCAGGCCACCGCCTCCTGCGTGACCGCCACATACCCGTCACCGCAACTGCTGCTTCAG GCTTACAAGGCAGCAAGTTCAGAAGAGGAGAGAAAGAAGTTGCTGGCTGATTTGGCAGTGAAGGGCGAAGGCAAAGACAGGCGGGTCGGACCTGAGATTTCCACCAGAGTTTACCGCTGCCTCACCGCTCACAACCCTGAACTGGTCCTGGACTAA
- the tbc1d24 gene encoding TBC1 domain family member 24: MSEEDYGTFVDSTQMGDLAKSSGPTKVDCKDLKEFKQLARQGYWAKNHKLRAQVYQQLIKSIPCRTVTPDAEVYRDLMGSASAKKPSSNIPLPDFVDGNPVPRYCLNADAVGSAHRVISCVAGQFPDISHCPSLPAVTSLLLHFSADEAQCFEHVSRMLACNEPGKRLLDQTFLAYESGCMTFGDLANKYCAPAHKLIVATAQDVLEVYSDWQRWVLGDLPFSHIVRVLDVYLVEGYKILYRVAIALLKFYRKHKAGAAAGLADQQQDSGKVRSDIQAFVKGIAAVVTPDKLLEKAFSIRLLSRKEITLLQLTNEKSLQQKGITVKQKRRNVQLALNPDTFSSEIVSAKEMREIWSWIPERFALCQPQLLFTTSTHGCSLNRFYEHCEGYEPTLLLIRTTGGDVCGAFLSTDWEERKRGGNKLSFFGTGECFVFRLKPEMERYEWVVIRHPELASAVKNQGHGDADPSEGQNSDSNSLQQPEKPLGELSPFLSARHFNLNSRNTSMFMAGNFDSIIVGGGEGNALYIDSELNHGRTGCCTTFDNPPLCAESFQVSLLESWGFQDAMAT, encoded by the exons ATGTCTGAAGAAGACTATGGCACCTTTGTGGACTCGACCCAGATGGGCGATCTGGCCAAGAGCAGCGGGCCCACCAAGGTGGACTGCAAGGACCTGAAAGAGTTTAAGCAGCTGGCTCGTCAGGGTTACTGGGccaaaaatcacaaacttcggGCGCAAGTGTACCAGCAGTTGATCAAAAGCATCCCCTGCCGCACGGTCACGCCGGACGCGGAAGTCTATCGAGACCTGATGGGAAGCGCGTCCGCGAAGAAGCCGTCCTCCAACATCCCGCTGCCGGACTTTGTGGACGGGAACCCCGTGCCGCGCTACTGCCTGAACGCCGACGCAGTTGGCTCCGCCCATCGCGTCATCAGTTGCGTGGCCGGTCAGTTCCCCGACATTTCCCACTGCCCGTCCCTCCCGGCCGTCACCTCTTTGCTGCTGCACTTTAGCGCCGACGAGGCTCAGTGTTTCGAGCACGTGAGCCGCATGCTCGCCTGCAACGAGCCAGGGAAGCGGCTCCTGGACCAGACCTTTCTGGCCTACGAGTCAGGCTGCATGACCTTCGGGGACCTGGCCAACAAGTACTGCGCACCGGCGCATAAACTGATCGTGGCCACGGCCCAGGATGTTCTGGAGGTCTACTCGGACTGGCAGCGTTGGGTGCTCGGCGACTTGCCCTTCAGCCACATAGTCCGCGTCCTAGATGTCTACCTGGTGGAGGGCTACAAGATTCTGTACCGCGTGGCCATAGCGTTACTCAAGTTCTACCGGAAACACAAGGCGGGAGCCGCGGCTGGGCTGGCCGACCAGCAGCAGGATTCCGGCAAAGTCAGGTCGGACATTCAGGCTTTCGTCAAAGGGATCGCTGCGGTGGTCACGCCTGATAAGCTGCTGGAGAAGGCCTTCTCCATCCGACTGCTGAGCCGCAAGGAGATCACCTTGCTGCAGCTCACCAATGAGAAGTCCCTGCAACAAAAGGGCATCACTGTCAAGCAGAAGAG aaggaACGTGCAGCTGGCGCTTAACCCGGACACGTTCTCCTCGGAGATTGTCAGCGCGAAGGAGATGCGAGAAATCTGGTCGTGGATCCCCGAGCGCTTCGCCTTATGCCAACCGCAGCTCCTCTTCACCACCTCCACACATGGCTGCAGCCTCAACCG ATTTTACGAGCATTGTGAAGGCTACGAACCCACGCTGCTCCTCATCCGAACCACAGGCGGAGAT GTATGCGGAGCCTTCCTGTCTACTGACTGGGAAGAACGCAAGAGGGGAGGCAACAAGCTGAGCTTCTTTGGCACTGGGGAGTGCTTCGTTTTCAGG CTTAAACCAGAGATGGAGCGCTATGAGTGGGTGGTCATCCGTCACCCCGAGTTAGCCTCCGCCGTTAAGAATCAGGGTCACGGGGACGCCGATCCCTCCGAGGGCCAAAACTCTGACAGCAATAGTTTGCAGCAGCCCGAGAAGCCGCTTGGCGAGCTGTCGCCCTTCCTGTCCGCCCGCCACTTCAACCTCAACTCAAGGAACACTTCCATGTTCATGGCTGGGAACTTTGACTCCATCATTGTAG GTGGCGGCGAAGGCAACGCTCTCTACATCGACTCGGAGCTCAACCACGGGCGCACCGGCTGCTGCACAACATTCGACAACCCGCCACTGTGCGCCGAGAGCTTCCAGGTGTCCCTGCTGGAATCGTGGGGCTTCCAGGACGCCATGGCCACATAA
- the spsb3b gene encoding SPRY domain-containing SOCS box protein 3 isoform X2 codes for MLRRGRSGRARHLAWSEMRHEMDAVTEMSISTEGEEWESQTTQISDVESEVDHLATSQMGSEQAEAVAPSSLAPVLGESFCQCAWGDELNVGFGISAECHCGEDDDDFDWVWDERVKSSGVFLSCDDRKVSFHSDYSCGTAAIRGTRELAEGQHFWEVKMTSPVYGTDMMVGIGTAEVNLEKFKYNFGSLLGHDEDSWGLSYTGLLQHKGEKVNFSSRFGQGSIIGLHLDTWHGTLTIYKNRRCVGVAATRLQNKKLYPMLCSTAAKSSMKVIRACYTPTSLQYLCCTRLRQILPTCPDVLTALELPPGLITLLRRQLGWVFSITRAEGDAVNLSACDSPRPLPEPCFESPCCLASPLTPPSSSDDESSEPEDYQSKRCRWT; via the exons ATGCTGAGAAGGGGAAGAAGCGGCCGGGCTCGACATTTGGCCTGGAGCGAAATGCGCCACGAGATGGATGCCGTCACCGAGATGTCGATATCAACCGAAGGGGAAGAATGGGAAAGCCAAACAACACAG ATCAGTGACGTGGAGTCTGAGGTGGATCACCTGGCGACCTCCCAGATGGGCTCTGAGCAGGCGGAAGCGGTGGCCCCGTCCAGCCTGGCGCCCGTGCTTGGGGAGTCTTTCTGCCAGTGTGCCTGGGGGGACGAGTTGAACGTGGGCTTCGGGATCAGCGCTGAGTGCCACTGTGGAGAGGACGACGACG ACTTTGACTGGGTATGGGACGAGCGCGTGAAGTCCTCCGGCGTCTTCCTCAGCTGCGACGACCGCAAGGTGAGCTTCCACTCGGACTACAGCTGCGGCACGGCCGCCATCCGCGGAACCAGAGAGCTCGCCGAGGGACAACACTTCTGGGAAGTCAAGATGACCTCGCCTGTGTACGGAACCGACATG aTGGTTGGAATTGGAACTGCGGAGGTGAACCTTGAGAAATTCAAGTATAACTTTGGAAGCCTGTTAGGTCACGACGAGGACAGCTGGGGGCTCTCCTACACAG GTCTCCTCCAGCATAAAGGTGAGAAAGTGAACTTCTCCTCCCGCTTTGGTCAAGGCTCCATCATCGGACTGCACTTGGACACTTGGCATGGCACCTTAACCATCTACAAGAATCGACGATGTGTAG GTGTGGCTGCCACCAGGCTGCAAAACAAGAAGCTGTACCCCATGTTGTGCTCCACTGCGGCCAAAAGCAGCATGAAGGTGATCCGCGCCTGTTACACGCCCACCTCCCTGCAGTACCTCTGCTGCACGCGCCTTCGCCAAATCCTCCCCACCTGCCCGGACGTACTGACCGCCCTGGAGCTGCCACCAGGCCTGATCACCCTCTTGCGCCGGCAGCTCGGCTGGGTGTTCTCCATCACGCGAGCCGAGGGTGACGCCGTCAACCTCAGTGCCTGCGACTCGCCTCGTCCGCTGCCCGAACCTTGTTTTGAGTCACCGTGTTGTCTCGCCTCCCCCCTGACGCCTCCCAGCAGCAGCGACGACGAAAGTTCTGAGCCGGAAGATTATCAGAGTAAAAGATGCCGCTGGACATGA
- the spsb3b gene encoding SPRY domain-containing SOCS box protein 3 isoform X1, translating to MRGTPISGAGSSGCTSSMLRRGRSGRARHLAWSEMRHEMDAVTEMSISTEGEEWESQTTQISDVESEVDHLATSQMGSEQAEAVAPSSLAPVLGESFCQCAWGDELNVGFGISAECHCGEDDDDFDWVWDERVKSSGVFLSCDDRKVSFHSDYSCGTAAIRGTRELAEGQHFWEVKMTSPVYGTDMMVGIGTAEVNLEKFKYNFGSLLGHDEDSWGLSYTGLLQHKGEKVNFSSRFGQGSIIGLHLDTWHGTLTIYKNRRCVGVAATRLQNKKLYPMLCSTAAKSSMKVIRACYTPTSLQYLCCTRLRQILPTCPDVLTALELPPGLITLLRRQLGWVFSITRAEGDAVNLSACDSPRPLPEPCFESPCCLASPLTPPSSSDDESSEPEDYQSKRCRWT from the exons ATGCGAG GAACACCGATAAGTGGAGCCGGGTCTTCCGGTTGCACATCGTCCATGCTGAGAAGGGGAAGAAGCGGCCGGGCTCGACATTTGGCCTGGAGCGAAATGCGCCACGAGATGGATGCCGTCACCGAGATGTCGATATCAACCGAAGGGGAAGAATGGGAAAGCCAAACAACACAG ATCAGTGACGTGGAGTCTGAGGTGGATCACCTGGCGACCTCCCAGATGGGCTCTGAGCAGGCGGAAGCGGTGGCCCCGTCCAGCCTGGCGCCCGTGCTTGGGGAGTCTTTCTGCCAGTGTGCCTGGGGGGACGAGTTGAACGTGGGCTTCGGGATCAGCGCTGAGTGCCACTGTGGAGAGGACGACGACG ACTTTGACTGGGTATGGGACGAGCGCGTGAAGTCCTCCGGCGTCTTCCTCAGCTGCGACGACCGCAAGGTGAGCTTCCACTCGGACTACAGCTGCGGCACGGCCGCCATCCGCGGAACCAGAGAGCTCGCCGAGGGACAACACTTCTGGGAAGTCAAGATGACCTCGCCTGTGTACGGAACCGACATG aTGGTTGGAATTGGAACTGCGGAGGTGAACCTTGAGAAATTCAAGTATAACTTTGGAAGCCTGTTAGGTCACGACGAGGACAGCTGGGGGCTCTCCTACACAG GTCTCCTCCAGCATAAAGGTGAGAAAGTGAACTTCTCCTCCCGCTTTGGTCAAGGCTCCATCATCGGACTGCACTTGGACACTTGGCATGGCACCTTAACCATCTACAAGAATCGACGATGTGTAG GTGTGGCTGCCACCAGGCTGCAAAACAAGAAGCTGTACCCCATGTTGTGCTCCACTGCGGCCAAAAGCAGCATGAAGGTGATCCGCGCCTGTTACACGCCCACCTCCCTGCAGTACCTCTGCTGCACGCGCCTTCGCCAAATCCTCCCCACCTGCCCGGACGTACTGACCGCCCTGGAGCTGCCACCAGGCCTGATCACCCTCTTGCGCCGGCAGCTCGGCTGGGTGTTCTCCATCACGCGAGCCGAGGGTGACGCCGTCAACCTCAGTGCCTGCGACTCGCCTCGTCCGCTGCCCGAACCTTGTTTTGAGTCACCGTGTTGTCTCGCCTCCCCCCTGACGCCTCCCAGCAGCAGCGACGACGAAAGTTCTGAGCCGGAAGATTATCAGAGTAAAAGATGCCGCTGGACATGA
- the atp6v0cb gene encoding ATPase H+ transporting V0 subunit cb, with protein sequence MSAESPEYSPFFAVMGASAAMVFSALGAAYGTAKSGTGIAAMSVMRPELIMKSIIPVVMAGIIAIYGLVVAVLIANSITERVSLYKSFLHLGAGLSVGLSGLAAGFAIGIVGDAGVRGTAQQPRLFVGMILILIFAEVLGLYGLIVALILSTK encoded by the exons ATGTCGGCCGAAAGTCCCGAATACTCCCCGTTCTTCGCAGTGATGGGTGCCTCTGCGGCGATGGTGTTCAGCG CCTTGGGAGCGGCCTACGGCACGGCCAAGAGCGGCACGGGCATCGCCGCCATGTCGGTGATGAGGCCGGAGCTCATCATGAAGTCCATCATCCCCGTGGTCATGGCGGGGATCATCGCCATCTATGGCCTGGTTGTAGCCGTGCTGATTGCCAACAGCATTACAGAGAGGGTCAGCCTCTACAA GAGCTTCCTCCACCTGGGGGCCGGCCTAAGCGTGGGCCTGAGCGGGCTGGCGGCCGGCTTCGCCATCGGGATAGTGGGCGACGCGGGCGTGCGGGGCACGGCTCAGCAGCCGCGGCTTTTCGTGGGCATGATCCTCATCTTGATTTTCGCCGAGGTCTTGGGGCTCTACGGCCTCATCGTCGCCCTCATTCTGTCCACGAAATAA
- the nubp2 gene encoding cytosolic Fe-S cluster assembly factor nubp2 translates to MEQNHESGSLAQVRHVILVLSGKGGVGKSTITAELALALRHAGKKVGILDVDLCGPSIPRMLNVGHQDVHQCDSGWVPVYADVEKSLALMSIGFLLDDPDEAVVWRGPKKTAMIGQFVSDVAWGELDVLLVDTPPGTSDEHLAILENLKKHKAVDGAVLVTTPQAVSTGDVRREATFCKKTGVRILGIVENMSGFVCPHCSECSNIFSKGGGEELAKLTGSPFLGSVPLDPQLSASLEQGKDFLKSFPNSATFSAISGITKTLLNGLQTA, encoded by the exons ATGGAACAGAATcatg AGAGCGGCAGCCTGGCCCAAGTGCGCCATGTTATCTTGGTTCTGTCCGGAAAAGGAGGTGTGGGGAAGAGCACCATCACCGCCGAGCTTGCTTTGGCACTGAGGCATGCTGGGAAAAAG GTTGGCATCCTGGACGTCGACTTGTGCGGCCCGAGCATCCCGCGAATGCTGAACGTGGGCCATCAAGACGTGCACCAGTGCGACTCGGGCTGGGTGCCAGTTTACGCTGACGTGGAGAAAAGCCTCGCGCTCATGTCCATCGGCTTCCTACTGGACGATCCGGATGAAGCCGTGGTGTGGAGGGGGCCCAAGAAAACAG CAATGATTGGTCAGTTTGTATCAGACGTAGCGTGGGGAGAGTTGGACGTCCTGTTGGTGGACACGCCGCCGGGTACATCTGACGAGCATTTGGCCATATTGGAGAACCTCAAGAAGCACAAGGCAGTAGATGGTGCAGTTTTGGTCACCACCCCACAG GCGGTGTCGACGGGGGATGTCAGAAGAGAGGCGACTTTCTGCAAGAAAACTGGCGTGCGCATCCTCGGGATTGTAGAAAACATGAGCGGCTTTGTTTGCCCGCACTGCTCA gaatgcaGCAATATATTTTCTAAAGGTGGCGGCGAGGAATTGGCCAAACTTACAGGATCACCTTTCCTTG GTTCCGTGCCTTTGGATCCTCAGCTGAGTGCAAGCCTGGAGCAAGGCAAAGACTTCCTCAAGTCATTCCCCAACAGCGCCACCTTCAGTGCCATTAGTGGCATTACTAAGACTCTTCTCAACGGTCTCCAAACTGCCTGA
- the eme2 gene encoding essential meiotic structure-specific endonuclease subunit 2 isoform X1 has protein sequence MTTLNKPTIWEISDSDTEVDEESRSDLEFNDSAKDSRVTNVLVRPPSDERDRPSPAKKRRSKEEIEADKEKARQRREAREKHRAAKEREKQEKRKQQQKRKEAAQHLNSLKPENYLKCLTVCIDPALLQQQGCDVLLGTLSSFDWRYSIQQQPFTNSITWTRDVPQQAEDGEGTVAEDQLVQLLSPSEFLDVAMSVKKMIDNEGEESVCPIMKGLNQDAGKVATLLVTLSQTEYRRHALGETFQSKYGGDIEEILVYLQLDKNISVFFVDGWQEVTDHVCAVTKSLSKRPLKQLTEQSELPFCVDGSWASGVRVEKDGCGLKQVWSKQIQQLNRVSQATASCVTATYPSPQLLLQAYKAASSEEERKKLLADLAVKGEGKDRRVGPEISTRVYRCLTAHNPELVLD, from the exons ATGACCACGTTGAATAAGCCTACGATATGGGAAATATCCGATTCAGATACTGAGGTCGACGAAGAATCAAGAAGCGATTTAGAATTTAACGATAGTGCTAAAGACTCCAGAGTCACAAACGTTTTAGTTAGACCGCCATCGGATGAACGCGATCGGCCGAGTCCAGCAAAAAAACGCCGTTCCAAGGAGGAGATCGAGGCGGATAAGGAAAAAGCGAGGCAACGGAGGGAGGCTCGAGAGAAGCACAGAGCTGCGAAGGAGCGAGAGAAACAGGAGAAGCGAAAGCAGCAGCAGAAAAGGAAAGAAGCTGCACAACATCTCAACAGTCTCAAGCCGGAGAACTATCTCAAATGTTTGACTGTCTGCATAGATCCAG CTCTCCTGCAACAACAAGGCTGTGATGTGCTGTTGGGCACTCTGTCTTCTTTTGACTGGAGATACTCTATCCAACAGCAGCCATTTACCAACAGCATCACATGGACCAGGGATGTACCTCAG CAGGCTGAGGATGGCGAGGGAACGGTTGCAGAGGACCAGCTGGTGCAGTTGCTAAGTCCATCCGAATTCTTAGATGTGGCCATGTCTGTGAAAAAA ATGATTGACAATGAAGGGGAGGAATCAGTTTGTCCCATCATGAAGGGGCTCAATCAGGATGCAGGGAAGGTGGCCACTCTCTTGGTTACTCTGTCCCAGACAGAATACAG GAGACATGCTTTAGGTGAAACATTCCAATCCAAATATGGCGGGGACATTGAGGAG ATCCTTGTATATCTACAGCTGGATAAGAACATCTCAGTGTTCTTTGTGGATGGCTGGCAGGAAGTCACAGACCACGTGTGTGCCGTCACCAAGTCGTTGTCCAAACGCCCTTTAAA gcAGCTGACGGAGCAGTCGGAGCTGCCCTTCTGTGTGGACGGCTCGTGGGCCAGCGGGGTACGGGTGGAGAAGGACGGCTGCGGGCTGAAGCAGGTGTGGAGCAAGCAGATCCAGCAGCTCAACAGAGTCAGTCAGGCCACCGCCTCCTGCGTGACCGCCACATACCCGTCACCGCAACTGCTGCTTCAG GCTTACAAGGCAGCAAGTTCAGAAGAGGAGAGAAAGAAGTTGCTGGCTGATTTGGCAGTGAAGGGCGAAGGCAAAGACAGGCGGGTCGGACCTGAGATTTCCACCAGAGTTTACCGCTGCCTCACCGCTCACAACCCTGAACTGGTCCTGGACTAA